In Allocoprobacillus halotolerans, a genomic segment contains:
- the coaD gene encoding pantetheine-phosphate adenylyltransferase, with amino-acid sequence MNAVYAGTFDPVTSGHLDIIERASKMYDILYVTIFVNPQKTTLFSLEERIALLKEVTQSLGNVRVDFSNDLAVSYAKKMNAPILVRGLRATMDFEYELQMAFSNQYLDDSVDMVFFMTRPNHSFISSSSVKEMASHHHLVTGLVPPVVETALQKNLK; translated from the coding sequence ATGAATGCAGTTTATGCGGGAACTTTTGATCCAGTCACAAGTGGTCATTTAGATATTATTGAACGTGCCAGTAAAATGTATGATATTTTATATGTTACTATCTTTGTGAATCCACAAAAAACAACTTTGTTTTCTTTAGAAGAACGTATTGCTTTATTAAAAGAAGTTACACAATCTTTGGGTAATGTGCGTGTCGATTTTAGTAATGATTTGGCGGTATCTTATGCTAAAAAAATGAATGCACCTATATTAGTAAGAGGATTACGTGCAACAATGGATTTTGAATATGAATTGCAGATGGCTTTTTCTAATCAATACTTGGATGATAGTGTAGATATGGTTTTCTTTATGACAAGACCAAATCATTCATTTATATCCTCTTCGTCAGTTAAAGAAATGGCTTCTCATCATCATCTTGTAACGGGGCTTGTTCCTCCGGTTGTTGAAACAGCTTTACAAAAAAATTTGAAATAA
- a CDS encoding manganese catalase family protein yields the protein MWIYSKKLQYPISIKNKDLSMAKFIITQFGGPNGELAASTRYITQRYTMPDEKGKALLTDIGTEELGHMEMVSTMVYQLTQGATMEEIKAAGLQSYYTEHGCALFPNDANGVPFSAMVFASTGNPVADLAEDCAAEQKARAVYENLMNQTQDPDLLAPLSFLRQREIVHYERFRELYEEYVQKYYQPDFPSKC from the coding sequence ATGTGGATTTATAGTAAAAAATTACAATATCCTATTTCAATAAAAAATAAAGATTTGTCTATGGCAAAGTTTATTATTACGCAATTTGGTGGACCTAATGGAGAACTTGCTGCTTCAACACGTTATATTACACAACGTTATACAATGCCTGATGAAAAAGGAAAAGCCTTATTAACAGATATCGGCACTGAAGAACTTGGTCATATGGAAATGGTGTCAACTATGGTTTATCAGTTAACACAAGGAGCGACAATGGAAGAAATCAAAGCCGCTGGTTTACAAAGTTATTATACTGAACATGGTTGTGCTCTCTTTCCAAATGATGCGAATGGTGTTCCATTTAGCGCAATGGTTTTTGCCTCAACTGGTAATCCCGTTGCTGATTTAGCTGAAGATTGTGCTGCCGAACAAAAAGCCAGAGCAGTCTATGAAAACTTAATGAATCAGACTCAAGATCCTGATTTACTTGCTCCTCTATCTTTCTTACGTCAACGCGAAATCGTTCACTACGAAAGATTTAGAGAACTTTATGAAGAATATGTTCAAAAATACTATCAACCTGATTTTCCATCAAAATGTTAA
- the ylbD gene encoding spore coat protein YlbD — protein sequence MQIDEFKTFVKTIPAIREEVVNGRYTWQQLYEFYVLYGKDDPMWEPYKKVKLI from the coding sequence ATGCAAATAGATGAGTTTAAAACTTTTGTTAAAACAATTCCGGCAATTAGAGAAGAAGTTGTCAATGGACGTTATACATGGCAACAACTTTATGAATTTTATGTTTTATATGGTAAAGATGACCCAATGTGGGAACCTTATAAAAAAGTAAAACTGATTTAA
- the ltrA gene encoding group II intron reverse transcriptase/maturase, with the protein MDSERNGGNENMKTDNTLLEEMLSDTNLELAFTQVKRNKGASGVDGMEVAELKDYLDKHLEEIKDSIRNKTYKPQPVRRVEIPKPDGGIRNLGVPTVLDRFVQQAIAQVLIPIYEPIFSDNSFGFRPNRCCEMAIIKALEYMNEGYQWIVDIDLEKFFDTVNHDKLISLVMKDVKSGEIVSLIRKYLVSGIMIDNEYKESVVGTPQGGNLSPLLSNIVLNELDKEMEARGLRFTRYADDCIILVGSSKAADRVMENISKFIEKKLGLKVNMTKSKVSKPNDIKYLGFGFYYDSFSSMWKAKPHEKSIATLQTKLKKLTNRSWSVSWEYRILKIRQLVNGWINYYRIGNFIKVCRKLDAQIRFRIRMYLWKKWKTIGNREKQLRKLGALPWQAKTWANSRKSYARCASTFLQTRITNDLLYRKGLPSMVAQYQLKHISV; encoded by the coding sequence ATGGATAGCGAAAGAAATGGAGGTAACGAAAATATGAAAACTGATAACACATTGCTTGAGGAAATGCTTAGTGATACTAATCTAGAACTAGCATTTACACAAGTCAAACGAAACAAAGGTGCAAGTGGAGTAGATGGAATGGAAGTAGCTGAACTTAAAGACTATTTAGATAAACATCTAGAAGAAATTAAGGACAGTATACGAAACAAGACATATAAGCCACAACCTGTGAGAAGAGTAGAAATACCCAAACCCGATGGCGGAATACGAAATCTAGGAGTGCCAACAGTACTTGATAGATTTGTCCAACAAGCCATAGCCCAAGTGTTAATACCTATCTATGAACCAATATTCAGTGACAATAGTTTTGGATTTAGACCAAATAGATGTTGCGAAATGGCAATCATCAAAGCATTGGAATATATGAATGAAGGCTATCAGTGGATAGTAGATATAGACCTAGAAAAGTTCTTTGATACAGTTAATCATGATAAACTTATTTCACTTGTCATGAAAGATGTAAAGAGTGGAGAAATAGTATCCCTAATTAGGAAATATCTAGTAAGCGGGATTATGATTGATAATGAATATAAAGAGTCAGTCGTAGGAACACCACAAGGTGGAAATCTAAGTCCGCTACTCAGTAACATAGTTCTCAATGAACTAGATAAGGAAATGGAAGCACGAGGACTAAGATTCACACGATATGCAGATGATTGTATTATATTAGTGGGTAGCAGTAAAGCCGCCGATAGAGTAATGGAAAACATTAGTAAATTCATAGAAAAGAAACTAGGACTTAAAGTAAATATGACTAAAAGTAAAGTTTCCAAACCTAATGATATTAAATATCTAGGATTTGGATTCTATTATGACTCTTTTTCATCTATGTGGAAAGCAAAACCACATGAGAAATCTATCGCAACACTGCAAACAAAACTAAAGAAACTAACAAATAGAAGTTGGTCAGTATCGTGGGAATATAGAATACTTAAGATAAGACAACTTGTAAATGGGTGGATTAACTATTACCGTATTGGAAATTTTATAAAAGTCTGTAGAAAACTAGATGCACAAATAAGATTTAGGATACGTATGTACTTATGGAAGAAATGGAAAACCATAGGGAATAGAGAAAAGCAACTAAGAAAGTTAGGGGCATTACCATGGCAAGCTAAAACTTGGGCAAACAGTCGAAAATCATATGCAAGATGTGCAAGTACATTTCTTCAAACAAGAATAACTAATGATTTATTATATAGAAAAGGACTACCATCAATGGTAGCCCAATATCAGTTAAAACATATTTCAGTATAG
- a CDS encoding YlbE-like family protein, with amino-acid sequence MMINDELRQYLRLHPKWYLILSRYPQEFPALIQQYKVENKMTFADRIERVGTLLQMLDMLL; translated from the coding sequence ATGATGATTAATGATGAATTACGTCAATACTTAAGATTGCATCCTAAATGGTATTTGATTTTATCACGTTATCCGCAGGAGTTTCCAGCACTTATTCAGCAATATAAAGTTGAAAATAAAATGACTTTTGCAGATCGTATTGAAAGAGTCGGGACGTTATTACAGATGTTAGATATGTTATTATAG
- the def gene encoding peptide deformylase has product MILMKDIIDDHHPLIREISQPVTMPLSQEDEQLLLDMHEFLVNSQDEEISEKYQLRPAVGIAAVQLGILKRMCAIHVLTYDQDGNIKKADDYALVNPKIVSYTEKQSYLKDGEGCLSVNEERDGYVPRHAKVTVKGYDVLTHQDVTIVARGFLSICLQHELDHFDGVLFYDHINQDNPKAPIMNAMIVE; this is encoded by the coding sequence ATGATTTTAATGAAAGATATTATTGACGATCACCATCCTTTGATTCGTGAAATTTCTCAACCTGTCACTATGCCTTTAAGTCAGGAAGATGAACAATTATTACTTGATATGCATGAATTCCTAGTTAATTCACAGGATGAAGAAATTTCTGAAAAATATCAATTGCGCCCTGCAGTTGGGATAGCTGCTGTCCAACTTGGTATTTTAAAAAGAATGTGTGCAATTCATGTGCTCACATATGATCAGGATGGAAATATAAAAAAAGCTGATGACTATGCTCTTGTTAATCCTAAAATTGTATCTTACACTGAAAAACAATCTTATTTAAAAGATGGTGAAGGATGTTTAAGTGTTAATGAAGAAAGAGATGGCTATGTTCCTAGACATGCCAAAGTCACAGTCAAAGGTTATGATGTTTTAACACATCAAGATGTCACAATTGTTGCTAGAGGTTTTTTATCAATTTGCCTCCAGCATGAGCTTGATCATTTTGATGGTGTTCTCTTCTATGACCATATTAATCAAGACAATCCAAAAGCACCTATTATGAATGCAATGATTGTAGAATAA
- a CDS encoding amidohydrolase family protein has product MLYTYLVKKNLVSLETILDALTIGPAQVLHLDCLVQEGILANLCIFDLEEQFEIEEKDLKSKSANTPFLGAKCYGRILANIINGEYINLEEK; this is encoded by the coding sequence TTGTTATATACATATTTAGTGAAAAAGAATCTTGTGTCTTTAGAAACAATTTTAGATGCTTTAACAATTGGACCTGCACAGGTTTTACATTTGGATTGTCTTGTGCAGGAAGGAATTTTAGCAAATTTATGTATTTTTGATTTAGAGGAACAGTTTGAAATAGAAGAAAAAGATTTAAAATCTAAATCAGCCAATACACCCTTTCTAGGTGCAAAATGTTATGGACGTATATTGGCTAATATTATCAATGGTGAATATATCAATTTGGAGGAAAAATAG
- a CDS encoding UPF0223 family protein, giving the protein MYDYPLSPFWDTQDIIDVMALYNAVEKAYEEGISKDEFMKCYRQYTKVVDSKSEQKQIDAAFQKVSHYSIYQVFQKAKDRDWIDMR; this is encoded by the coding sequence ATGTACGATTATCCATTAAGTCCATTTTGGGATACTCAGGATATTATTGATGTTATGGCTTTATACAACGCTGTTGAAAAGGCATATGAAGAAGGCATCTCTAAAGATGAGTTTATGAAATGTTATCGTCAATATACAAAAGTTGTTGATTCTAAAAGTGAACAAAAACAAATTGATGCTGCTTTTCAAAAAGTTTCGCATTATTCTATATATCAAGTTTTTCAAAAAGCGAAAGATCGTGATTGGATTGACATGCGATGA
- a CDS encoding dihydroorotate dehydrogenase electron transfer subunit: protein MRNFQGMMTIVSKKELVKDVYEMVLEGEATHFIQAPGQFINIKINDSLQPYLRRPMSICDYDENHITMIFKVVGEGTKILSQKNVGDTLDCLTGLGNGFVDLEAKKAVVIGGGLGVPPMYKLAKELKAKGIEVEAVLGFNSQSDVFYQKEFTEICPTYIATMDGSVGVKGTVLDALKYHQITFDKYYACGPEKMLDACVVAYPDNGYLSFEARMGCGFGACMGCSCKVKTKPYKRICVEGPVLMSSEVIVNG, encoded by the coding sequence ATGAGAAATTTTCAAGGAATGATGACGATTGTTTCAAAAAAAGAGCTGGTAAAAGATGTCTATGAAATGGTTTTAGAAGGTGAAGCAACACATTTTATTCAGGCACCTGGACAATTTATTAATATTAAAATTAATGACTCTCTACAGCCTTATTTAAGAAGACCGATGAGTATTTGTGATTATGATGAAAATCATATCACTATGATATTTAAAGTTGTTGGTGAAGGAACAAAAATATTATCACAAAAAAATGTTGGTGATACATTAGATTGTTTAACAGGGTTAGGAAATGGTTTTGTTGATTTAGAGGCTAAGAAAGCTGTTGTTATTGGAGGTGGATTAGGTGTTCCACCTATGTATAAATTGGCGAAAGAGTTAAAAGCAAAAGGAATTGAAGTAGAGGCGGTTTTAGGTTTCAATAGTCAAAGTGATGTGTTTTATCAAAAAGAATTTACAGAAATTTGTCCAACATATATCGCAACAATGGATGGTAGTGTAGGTGTCAAAGGAACTGTTTTAGATGCATTAAAATATCATCAAATTACATTTGATAAATATTATGCCTGCGGTCCTGAAAAAATGTTGGATGCCTGTGTGGTGGCTTATCCAGATAATGGTTATTTATCTTTTGAAGCCAGAATGGGTTGTGGTTTTGGAGCATGTATGGGATGTTCATGCAAAGTCAAAACTAAACCATACAAACGTATTTGTGTAGAAGGTCCAGTTTTAATGTCAAGTGAGGTGATTGTTAATGGCTAA
- a CDS encoding DNA-processing protein DprA: MKIQLNLDSLAVLLFCGDLVVDNTAPLSQDEWYNVERKLRSSSKKTPSKLFGMNKDTLIDILGIEEYIAYKMIARLTTLNDLLFALANLENEGIFITTKYEENYPKVLATTLKKRAPLYLYYVGNMSLTEHHMVSVVGPQELEKRLNTYTKNIVTKIYDEEKVLVANGTKGTDAYALKTFLNLGGQAVCFVSDHMFDKKKSFSKYIKDGRMLLLSAVDPFAYFNVTNALDRNIYVCGLSDVQIITATHINSGAVWFTTIQNFHYHWTKQMVLDDSRYGGNIRLLEMGAIKMNYDDILSLLTLDQIIEKNEVVKEVEEVLIDQMSIYEFLDE, encoded by the coding sequence ATGAAAATACAGTTGAATTTAGATAGCTTAGCTGTTCTTTTATTTTGTGGTGATTTAGTTGTAGATAATACGGCACCTCTTTCACAAGATGAATGGTATAATGTTGAACGCAAATTAAGGAGTTCATCAAAAAAAACGCCGTCTAAATTATTTGGAATGAATAAAGATACATTAATTGATATATTAGGAATAGAAGAATATATTGCTTATAAAATGATAGCACGTTTAACAACTCTTAATGACTTGTTATTTGCGTTGGCTAATTTGGAAAATGAAGGTATTTTTATCACAACTAAATATGAAGAAAATTATCCAAAAGTTTTGGCTACAACCTTGAAAAAACGTGCGCCTTTATATTTATATTATGTTGGGAATATGTCGTTGACTGAGCATCATATGGTTTCGGTTGTGGGACCACAAGAACTTGAAAAAAGATTAAACACATATACAAAAAATATAGTCACAAAGATTTATGATGAAGAAAAAGTACTGGTTGCTAATGGAACCAAAGGAACAGATGCCTATGCTTTAAAAACGTTTTTAAATTTAGGAGGTCAGGCCGTTTGTTTTGTAAGTGATCATATGTTTGATAAGAAAAAATCTTTTTCTAAGTATATTAAGGATGGACGTATGTTATTGTTAAGTGCTGTTGATCCTTTTGCGTATTTTAATGTTACAAATGCTTTGGATCGTAATATTTATGTTTGTGGCTTAAGTGATGTTCAAATTATTACAGCAACACATATTAATAGTGGGGCTGTTTGGTTTACAACGATTCAAAATTTCCATTATCATTGGACTAAACAAATGGTTTTGGATGATAGCCGCTATGGTGGAAATATTCGTTTGTTAGAAATGGGAGCTATTAAAATGAATTATGATGATATTTTATCATTGTTGACGCTTGATCAGATTATTGAAAAAAATGAAGTGGTTAAGGAGGTAGAAGAAGTTCTGATAGATCAAATGTCTATCTATGAATTCTTGGATGAGTAA
- a CDS encoding rhomboid family intramembrane serine protease yields the protein MLNRFLWKYKKYPITISLIVICVIVYLISFFLFGEEMDALEGLYFGGFNPIYMVITHEYYRFITANFIHFGFLHLAMNCYSLYGLGMFIEKSLGIQKYLILIAVSALSTTGLPYLFYMLTGQGANVVSGGISGVIFGLIGALGALALHYRYVYMDIFKQLAPNIVLMLVISFLVPSISLSGHLSGLIGGFVCTYLLLMFKHQKRLIH from the coding sequence ATGTTAAATCGCTTTTTATGGAAATATAAAAAATATCCGATAACAATTTCATTAATTGTTATATGTGTGATTGTTTATTTGATTAGTTTCTTTTTATTTGGTGAAGAAATGGATGCATTAGAAGGTTTATATTTTGGTGGATTTAATCCTATTTATATGGTTATCACACATGAATATTATCGTTTTATCACAGCTAATTTTATTCACTTTGGTTTTCTTCATCTTGCCATGAACTGTTATTCTTTATATGGCTTGGGAATGTTTATTGAAAAATCATTGGGTATTCAAAAATACTTAATTTTAATTGCTGTGAGTGCTTTATCAACTACAGGATTGCCATATCTTTTCTACATGTTAACAGGGCAGGGAGCGAATGTTGTTAGTGGTGGAATTAGTGGAGTGATATTTGGCTTGATTGGAGCTTTAGGGGCATTAGCGCTTCATTATCGATATGTTTATATGGATATTTTTAAACAATTGGCTCCTAATATCGTATTGATGTTAGTCATTTCATTTCTTGTTCCATCTATTTCTCTATCTGGTCATTTATCTGGTTTAATTGGTGGTTTTGTTTGTACATATTTATTATTGATGTTTAAACATCAAAAACGTCTTATACATTAA
- a CDS encoding spore coat protein CotJB — translation MSIFQEDKNYFSPFYMPSQSRQCQPVLFDPQEAISLGNLFKDLYMSYQGFSNYCLQPENARQQALLEVQMYYFVAHEINLYLDTHPNDEKMIQLYQDYIQKAKQAQMAFEKRYGPLEVQNSENKVPFEWIQGPWPWEYQTD, via the coding sequence ATGAGTATTTTCCAAGAAGATAAAAATTATTTTTCACCTTTCTATATGCCTAGTCAATCTCGACAATGTCAACCCGTTCTTTTTGATCCTCAAGAGGCCATTTCATTAGGTAACTTGTTTAAAGACCTTTATATGTCTTATCAGGGATTTTCTAATTATTGTTTACAACCTGAAAATGCCAGACAACAAGCTTTATTAGAAGTACAAATGTATTATTTTGTAGCTCATGAAATCAATCTATACTTAGATACACATCCTAACGATGAAAAAATGATTCAGCTTTATCAAGACTATATCCAAAAAGCCAAACAAGCCCAAATGGCATTTGAAAAGAGATATGGACCATTAGAGGTCCAAAACAGTGAAAATAAAGTCCCATTTGAATGGATACAAGGTCCTTGGCCTTGGGAATATCAAACAGATTAA
- a CDS encoding FtsW/RodA/SpoVE family cell cycle protein codes for MISLLKRIFKRRGVDKTVYFCVVILSIYGIVMIGSASVGQSAKMGPTYASMNMIKQAVFVLIGFCIMIFLTRCFKKSWVEANSTWVYYGIGLVLMLVCLFFEDGKGSHAWIRLGPFSLQPAEIMKIIMILFLSFHFGEIEEYCQIPRNISRRKREELQKRKAWYCIFRPILAIFVVFFVGVFLQKDMGSSLILAFICMMLFFITPRPYYSKYKKLALILLVVVIVFILLTATLILKPYQLGRIYTWLNPLGDIEGDGWQLINSLVAFTSGGLFGKGFGASTQKYGYIPESHNDFIVAIIYEELGLAGFLLFLIPYVIIIYKMFHYGLRIKDTKSKLILYGVGLYFFTHLLVNVGGISGLIPMTGVPLLLISSGGSSTLAAMMGLGVAQSLIAKYNRDLLKEQLE; via the coding sequence ATGATTAGTTTATTAAAAAGAATTTTTAAAAGACGTGGAGTTGATAAGACTGTTTATTTTTGTGTTGTGATTTTATCTATTTATGGAATTGTCATGATTGGAAGTGCTTCGGTAGGGCAATCTGCTAAAATGGGACCAACATATGCTTCAATGAATATGATTAAACAAGCTGTTTTTGTTTTGATAGGATTTTGCATCATGATTTTTTTGACCCGTTGCTTTAAAAAGAGTTGGGTTGAAGCCAATTCGACATGGGTTTATTATGGTATAGGCTTAGTTTTGATGTTAGTGTGTTTATTCTTTGAAGATGGAAAAGGTTCACATGCTTGGATTCGTTTAGGTCCATTTTCATTGCAACCTGCTGAAATAATGAAAATTATCATGATTCTCTTTCTTTCATTTCATTTTGGAGAAATCGAAGAGTATTGTCAGATTCCCCGAAATATCAGTCGTCGTAAACGAGAAGAACTTCAAAAACGTAAGGCATGGTATTGTATATTTAGACCCATATTAGCTATTTTTGTCGTCTTTTTTGTGGGTGTTTTCTTGCAAAAAGATATGGGAAGTTCATTGATACTTGCATTTATATGTATGATGTTGTTTTTTATTACACCTCGTCCTTATTATTCAAAGTATAAAAAACTTGCATTGATTTTATTAGTAGTAGTGATTGTTTTTATTTTATTGACAGCAACACTCATATTAAAACCTTACCAATTAGGACGTATTTATACATGGTTGAATCCTTTAGGAGATATTGAAGGTGATGGTTGGCAATTAATTAATTCATTGGTTGCTTTTACTTCAGGTGGTTTATTTGGTAAAGGTTTTGGTGCTTCTACACAAAAATATGGTTATATTCCTGAATCACATAACGATTTTATTGTGGCAATTATTTATGAAGAATTAGGTTTAGCAGGTTTTTTATTGTTTTTAATTCCTTATGTCATTATTATTTATAAGATGTTTCATTATGGTTTAAGAATAAAAGATACTAAAAGTAAATTGATTCTTTATGGAGTCGGTCTATATTTCTTTACTCATTTACTTGTTAATGTTGGTGGAATATCTGGATTGATTCCGATGACTGGTGTTCCATTGCTGTTGATTTCTTCAGGTGGTTCATCCACTTTAGCGGCTATGATGGGACTAGGTGTTGCACAATCTTTAATTGCAAAATATAATCGTGATCTTTTAAAAGAACAATTAGAGTAA
- a CDS encoding amidohydrolase family protein: MNSCLLKNANLYHQGIFQKNDILIENGYIQKIDTNIQADVPVIDLQGKLVSHNFIDIHTHLREPGYEHKETIRTGSLSALYGGYGTIVAMANTLPCMDDMETVEDFQQRVVDNACVNVYTYSAITEELKGKNLWIWHV; the protein is encoded by the coding sequence ATGAATAGTTGTTTATTAAAAAATGCAAATTTATATCATCAAGGTATTTTTCAAAAAAACGATATATTGATTGAAAATGGTTATATTCAAAAAATAGATACCAATATTCAAGCAGATGTACCTGTTATTGATTTACAGGGAAAACTTGTTTCGCATAACTTTATAGATATACATACACATTTAAGAGAACCGGGATATGAACATAAAGAAACGATTCGTACAGGTAGTTTAAGTGCTTTATATGGAGGATATGGGACAATCGTAGCGATGGCAAATACATTGCCATGTATGGATGATATGGAGACGGTGGAAGATTTTCAACAAAGAGTTGTTGATAATGCTTGTGTTAATGTTTATACCTATAGTGCGATTACTGAAGAGTTAAAAGGAAAAAACTTGTGGATATGGCACGTTTAG
- the rsmD gene encoding 16S rRNA (guanine(966)-N(2))-methyltransferase RsmD, translated as MRVIAGKFKSRQLKSVDSKLTRPTTDKNKENLFNMIGPYFDGGICLDLFAGSGGLGIEAMSRGMDELYSIDKQYRAFLTIQENVKALHIEDSVHIYKMDYSKALLKLSQENIRFDLVLLDPPYRMKVHQKILDFMVEHHMLDDQCMIVIEDLKEEAIEVKEPFVLKKQQNYGITSLQILIYKEKES; from the coding sequence ATGAGAGTCATTGCAGGAAAATTTAAAAGCCGTCAACTTAAAAGTGTTGATTCTAAACTGACTAGACCAACAACAGATAAAAATAAAGAAAATTTATTTAATATGATTGGTCCTTATTTTGATGGAGGAATATGTCTAGATTTGTTTGCTGGAAGTGGTGGTTTAGGTATTGAGGCTATGAGTCGAGGAATGGATGAACTATATAGTATCGATAAACAATATCGTGCTTTTTTGACTATTCAGGAAAATGTCAAAGCATTACACATTGAAGATAGCGTTCATATTTATAAGATGGATTATAGTAAGGCTTTATTGAAATTATCGCAGGAAAATATTCGCTTTGATTTGGTTTTACTAGATCCACCTTATCGTATGAAAGTTCATCAGAAAATATTAGATTTTATGGTTGAACATCATATGCTTGATGATCAATGTATGATTGTTATTGAAGATTTAAAAGAGGAAGCGATTGAAGTAAAAGAACCTTTTGTTTTAAAAAAACAACAAAATTATGGAATAACATCTTTGCAAATATTAATTTATAAGGAGAAAGAATCATGA
- a CDS encoding YlbF family regulator has translation MYEKIDELIAAILKSEEFINYHQAQCQLYQSETMALLSKYQSLMEDYLKIRDYTMDVGQKTLKKQIQNIQREINQHPDIQCYYQAYYQFNDLLEEVTQTVFENISCDLKLERFRL, from the coding sequence ATGTACGAAAAGATTGATGAATTGATTGCAGCTATTTTGAAGAGTGAGGAGTTTATAAATTACCATCAAGCTCAATGCCAATTATATCAAAGTGAGACAATGGCGTTATTATCAAAGTATCAAAGTTTAATGGAAGATTATTTAAAAATTAGAGATTATACAATGGATGTGGGACAAAAAACATTGAAAAAACAAATACAAAATATTCAACGTGAAATAAACCAGCATCCTGATATTCAATGTTATTATCAGGCTTATTATCAATTTAATGATTTATTAGAAGAAGTTACACAAACTGTTTTTGAAAATATCAGTTGTGATTTGAAATTAGAACGTTTTCGGTTATGA